One genomic segment of Methanothermobacter wolfeii includes these proteins:
- a CDS encoding DUF504 domain-containing protein, producing the protein MAKNVLDLLMWHPKWDIEECVISYVHRGAQRNLKTINGSEISRLERGFIILKDGRSIPYHRVVKIVCGDSFIWKKQEKG; encoded by the coding sequence ATGGCCAAGAACGTCCTGGATCTGCTGATGTGGCACCCGAAATGGGATATTGAAGAATGCGTGATAAGCTATGTTCACCGTGGAGCTCAGAGGAACCTTAAAACTATAAATGGTTCAGAGATCAGCAGGCTTGAGAGGGGTTTTATAATACTTAAGGATGGGCGGTCAATACCCTACCACAGGGTGGTGAAGATTGTCTGCGGCGACAGTTTCATCTGGAAAAAACAGGAGAAGGGATAG
- the larB gene encoding nickel pincer cofactor biosynthesis protein LarB — protein sequence MSVRSILRKLIEGEISLEEAERAIESGSMVIGDGIRFDVSRKMRTGFPEAVLASGKSDDDLVDIILDVRDVIVTRLPGERFEAIRDRVEHLREDGYRVDYHERARVLVVKSGKPATIGRVGVLAAGTSDIPVAEEARVVAEEAGCEVMTAYDVGVAGIHRLIEPLREMLEADVRVLIVVAGMEGALPSVVAGLVHVPVIGVPTSVGYGVGEGGFTALNSMLQSCSPGIGVVNIDNGFGAAVLAVKILRAME from the coding sequence ATGTCGGTCAGATCAATTCTGAGGAAACTTATTGAGGGAGAGATTTCACTGGAAGAGGCTGAAAGGGCAATTGAATCAGGCTCCATGGTCATCGGTGACGGTATAAGGTTTGATGTGTCACGCAAGATGAGGACGGGATTTCCTGAGGCGGTTCTGGCGTCTGGGAAGAGTGATGATGATCTTGTTGACATCATACTGGATGTCAGGGATGTTATTGTAACAAGACTGCCCGGGGAGAGGTTTGAGGCCATAAGGGACAGGGTGGAGCATCTCAGGGAGGATGGATACCGGGTGGATTATCATGAAAGGGCCCGTGTACTGGTTGTTAAATCAGGAAAGCCAGCAACAATTGGGAGGGTGGGTGTACTCGCTGCAGGAACATCTGACATACCCGTTGCCGAGGAGGCCAGGGTGGTTGCCGAGGAGGCAGGATGCGAGGTCATGACTGCCTATGATGTGGGGGTTGCAGGTATACACCGCCTCATCGAGCCCCTCAGGGAGATGCTTGAAGCTGATGTGAGGGTCCTCATTGTGGTGGCGGGCATGGAGGGGGCGCTTCCATCGGTTGTTGCGGGACTAGTCCATGTCCCTGTTATAGGGGTCCCGACATCGGTCGGTTATGGTGTGGGGGAGGGCGGCTTCACAGCCCTGAACTCCATGCTACAGTCATGTTCACCTGGCATAGGTGTTGTTAACATAGATAATGGCTTTGGAGCTGCTGTGCTGGCCGTTAAAATCCTCAGGGCCATGGAGTAA
- a CDS encoding zinc ribbon domain-containing protein: protein MVFCPECGERNREGSKFCRNCGALIEEKPLKSRFISGDKFSDTRGALEKKEYHRAPHEGKEGFDWGTVVSGALLLVILMLILGRIMGFTGVLIATSISIIYVISSARRKASVPALIIMTLMSAAAISAYFSV from the coding sequence ATGGTTTTCTGTCCGGAATGTGGTGAGCGCAATCGTGAGGGCTCAAAGTTCTGCAGGAACTGCGGAGCGCTCATTGAGGAAAAACCACTCAAATCACGGTTCATATCAGGGGATAAATTTTCAGATACCCGCGGGGCTCTGGAGAAGAAGGAATATCATCGTGCACCTCATGAGGGAAAGGAAGGCTTTGACTGGGGGACAGTGGTCTCCGGCGCCCTTTTACTTGTTATTCTCATGCTGATCCTTGGGAGGATAATGGGTTTTACGGGTGTCCTTATAGCCACAAGCATATCAATAATTTATGTTATTTCCTCAGCCAGGAGGAAGGCCTCGGTACCTGCACTAATCATCATGACCCTCATGAGCGCTGCAGCCATATCAGCCTACTTCAGCGTATGA
- a CDS encoding metallophosphoesterase, whose protein sequence is MISLLGIISDSHDNLEAIRKAVEFLNTESVDLVIHAGDLISPFTAPEFRKLEMKFEAIFGNNDGERDGLREAYSDITDLSDFKSLQFDGLRIAVIHGHSRDVLECVVDCGRYDLVVCGHTHRPEISDSGALTVNPGELCGYLSGKRTLALLDTDRLSCEIIEL, encoded by the coding sequence GTGATTTCTTTGCTGGGCATAATATCAGATTCACATGACAACCTTGAAGCAATAAGGAAGGCGGTTGAATTCCTTAACACAGAATCTGTGGATCTTGTTATCCATGCAGGGGACCTTATATCTCCCTTCACAGCCCCTGAGTTCCGGAAGCTTGAGATGAAGTTTGAGGCCATATTCGGAAACAATGATGGTGAGAGGGATGGCCTCAGGGAGGCCTACAGCGACATCACAGACCTATCTGACTTCAAATCCCTGCAATTCGATGGCCTCAGGATAGCTGTTATCCATGGCCACAGCAGGGACGTCCTTGAATGTGTGGTGGACTGCGGGAGATACGACCTTGTTGTGTGCGGCCACACCCACCGGCCGGAAATATCAGACTCAGGGGCCTTAACCGTGAACCCGGGTGAACTCTGCGGCTACCTCTCCGGGAAGCGGACACTGGCCCTCCTTGACACTGACAGGCTTTCATGTGAAATCATTGAGCTCTAA
- a CDS encoding CBS domain-containing ParB/RepB/Spo0J family partition protein, protein MSNKALVKDYMTRDVITVSSDTSTAEIIQLMKETGHDGFPVKDNGTVIGMVTAFDLLIKPWVKSVSEIMSRDVVVADQDMSLNDAARVMFRMGISRLPVINKEGKLVGIITNTDIVRSHIERSTPMKVNYFKKTLEQLYGVKPEVKRMKVPIEKLRPTQSKVYADELQGRTYEIKRGLAEPTIVVKTGDRYVLVDGHHRTLASYRLGYDEIDSYVIDIKKDMKLGMEKTADLHGIHTLDDIEVIDDAQHPLIAITTSMRKAMAGRKHDR, encoded by the coding sequence ATGAGTAACAAGGCGCTTGTGAAGGACTATATGACCCGGGACGTTATTACTGTATCCTCGGATACATCAACAGCAGAGATAATCCAGCTCATGAAGGAAACAGGCCATGATGGTTTTCCTGTTAAGGACAACGGTACCGTCATCGGTATGGTGACCGCCTTTGACCTCCTTATAAAACCATGGGTCAAATCGGTCTCCGAGATAATGTCAAGGGACGTTGTGGTGGCGGACCAGGATATGTCCCTCAACGATGCTGCGAGGGTTATGTTCAGGATGGGGATATCCAGGCTCCCTGTGATAAACAAGGAGGGAAAACTGGTCGGTATAATAACAAATACAGATATAGTGAGGTCCCACATTGAGAGATCCACTCCAATGAAGGTGAACTATTTCAAGAAAACCCTTGAACAGTTATACGGTGTTAAACCTGAGGTTAAAAGGATGAAGGTCCCCATTGAAAAGTTGAGGCCGACCCAGAGCAAGGTCTATGCCGATGAGCTCCAGGGCAGGACCTACGAGATCAAGAGGGGCCTTGCAGAACCAACAATCGTTGTCAAGACCGGGGACCGGTACGTCCTTGTGGACGGACACCACAGGACCCTTGCATCATATAGGCTTGGCTATGATGAGATCGACTCCTATGTGATTGATATAAAAAAGGATATGAAGCTGGGCATGGAGAAAACAGCAGACCTCCATGGCATCCATACCCTTGATGACATTGAGGTCATTGATGATGCCCAGCACCCCCTGATAGCAATAACAACAAGTATGCGGAAGGCTATGGCAGGTAGAAAACATGACAGATGA
- a CDS encoding TRAM domain-containing protein, with the protein MFGDSYYRKETYSTPVNVGEEYEVKIEDLGRDGDGIARVEGFVVFVPGAGVGDEVKIRISATRRKFAFAEVVE; encoded by the coding sequence TTGTTTGGAGATAGTTACTACAGGAAGGAAACATACTCCACACCCGTAAATGTTGGTGAGGAGTACGAAGTTAAAATTGAAGACCTCGGCAGAGATGGCGATGGAATAGCCCGTGTTGAAGGTTTCGTTGTTTTTGTGCCCGGTGCAGGCGTCGGGGACGAAGTTAAAATAAGGATAAGTGCAACCAGGCGTAAATTCGCTTTCGCTGAAGTTGTGGAATAA
- the gatB gene encoding Asp-tRNA(Asn)/Glu-tRNA(Gln) amidotransferase subunit GatB yields MKCGLEIHVQLDTKSKLFCNCPTNYQDAPPNTNICPVCLNQPGAKPHPPNRRALEGALRIALMLDCSINPEISYFMRKHYNYPDLPSGYQRTSIPLGLDGELNGVRIREVHIEEDPGQYRPDHGTVDFNRSGIPLIEIVTEPDMRSPEEARSFLRELIRVLEYSGCARGEGTMRADVNISLEGGRRVEIKNINSIKGAYRALKFEMVRQKNLLKRGVEVKQETRAFLESQMITVSMRMKEEAEDYRYIPDPDLPPMKFEGEMVDEIKENIPEAPHLKVKRFMEEYGLREEDARVITSELELADAFEEVAESFDPEAAALWMRDELKRVLYYNRMTFAESGITASDILELLNMMKNKEITSKAGKKIMEEMPVSDRSPREIAEDLGLIGIVDESEVVSAVEQAIKENPQAVKDYHDGKEAAINFLVGQVMRITRGKAEPERTVELIKERI; encoded by the coding sequence ATGAAGTGTGGCCTTGAAATTCATGTGCAGCTTGATACCAAGTCAAAGCTCTTCTGCAACTGTCCAACCAACTACCAGGACGCACCGCCCAACACCAACATCTGCCCAGTCTGCCTCAACCAGCCAGGGGCAAAGCCCCACCCCCCAAACAGAAGGGCCCTTGAAGGTGCCCTGAGGATAGCCCTTATGCTTGACTGCAGTATAAACCCTGAGATCAGCTACTTCATGCGTAAACACTACAACTACCCTGACCTCCCCTCAGGTTACCAGAGGACATCAATACCCCTCGGTCTTGACGGTGAACTGAACGGTGTGAGGATAAGGGAGGTCCACATAGAGGAGGACCCTGGACAGTACAGGCCGGACCATGGAACCGTTGATTTCAACCGTTCAGGCATACCCCTCATTGAAATCGTAACAGAACCTGATATGAGATCCCCTGAGGAGGCAAGGAGCTTCCTCCGTGAACTTATAAGGGTGCTTGAGTACAGTGGCTGTGCCCGTGGAGAGGGTACCATGAGGGCTGATGTTAACATATCCCTCGAGGGAGGGCGCAGGGTTGAAATAAAGAACATAAACTCCATAAAGGGGGCGTACAGGGCCCTGAAATTTGAGATGGTGAGGCAGAAGAACCTCCTGAAGAGGGGTGTTGAGGTCAAACAGGAGACAAGGGCCTTCCTTGAGTCACAGATGATAACCGTGTCCATGAGGATGAAGGAGGAGGCAGAGGATTACAGGTACATACCGGACCCTGACCTTCCCCCCATGAAGTTTGAAGGTGAAATGGTTGATGAAATAAAGGAGAACATACCTGAAGCTCCTCACCTCAAGGTTAAACGTTTCATGGAGGAGTACGGCCTCAGGGAGGAGGATGCCCGGGTCATCACATCAGAACTTGAACTTGCAGATGCCTTTGAGGAGGTGGCTGAGTCCTTTGACCCTGAAGCTGCAGCCCTCTGGATGAGGGATGAACTCAAGAGGGTCCTTTACTACAACAGGATGACCTTTGCAGAGAGCGGTATAACTGCATCAGACATTCTTGAACTCCTGAACATGATGAAGAATAAGGAGATAACCAGCAAGGCCGGGAAGAAGATCATGGAGGAGATGCCTGTAAGCGATAGGAGCCCCAGGGAAATAGCTGAGGACCTGGGCCTTATAGGGATCGTTGATGAATCAGAGGTTGTAAGTGCCGTTGAGCAGGCCATAAAGGAAAACCCCCAGGCCGTTAAGGATTATCATGATGGTAAGGAGGCTGCCATAAACTTCCTTGTAGGGCAGGTTATGCGCATAACCCGTGGAAAGGCCGAGCCAGAACGTACAGTTGAGCTTATCAAGGAAAGGATCTGA
- a CDS encoding potassium channel family protein, which yields MYVVIMGGGRVGLTLANLLISDGNDVTLIENDETLCANAAVELDALVICGNGTDIKTLEEANIKNADVFVAATGNDEANLLSCILVREYNIPKIIARVSNPDHEDAFHKVGIDYVISPERTAAGYLEKLITRPKVADLIVLGHGDAEILDMEIKNSKIVGKKVKDVSPTENYIIVAIYSNGDLMIPQPDMVLERGAKISVLVKSDAVNEATKRFTG from the coding sequence ATGTATGTTGTTATAATGGGTGGAGGAAGAGTTGGATTAACACTGGCAAACCTCCTTATATCAGATGGAAACGATGTTACCCTCATAGAGAATGATGAGACCCTCTGTGCCAATGCAGCGGTTGAACTGGACGCCCTTGTGATCTGCGGCAATGGGACCGACATAAAGACCCTTGAGGAGGCAAACATTAAAAACGCCGATGTCTTTGTCGCTGCAACCGGGAATGATGAGGCGAACCTTTTAAGCTGCATACTTGTCAGGGAGTATAATATCCCGAAGATAATCGCTAGGGTAAGCAACCCTGACCATGAGGATGCCTTCCACAAGGTAGGTATTGATTATGTTATAAGCCCTGAGCGTACAGCCGCAGGGTACCTTGAAAAACTGATAACACGGCCCAAGGTGGCCGACCTCATAGTTCTGGGGCATGGTGATGCTGAGATCCTTGACATGGAAATCAAGAACAGCAAAATCGTTGGCAAGAAGGTTAAGGATGTTTCACCAACAGAGAACTATATAATCGTTGCCATCTACAGTAACGGTGACCTCATGATACCCCAGCCAGACATGGTCCTTGAGAGGGGGGCCAAGATATCTGTCCTGGTTAAATCTGATGCCGTGAATGAAGCCACAAAAAGGTTCACGGGTTAA
- the hjc gene encoding Holliday junction resolvase Hjc, which translates to MVKKGSREERDLVKLLWDNGFAAMRAPASGGATKKPLPDVIAGNGRIYLAIEVKTTSRDRIYIDSRKMNGLKEFSDTFGARPYIGIKFKYRDWIFLSPEDLEVTRAENYRLDLDIALERGRDIHEILGRERQTRLG; encoded by the coding sequence ATGGTTAAGAAGGGATCAAGGGAGGAGAGGGATCTGGTTAAACTCCTCTGGGACAATGGCTTCGCTGCAATGAGGGCGCCCGCCTCTGGGGGCGCAACAAAGAAACCACTCCCTGATGTAATTGCAGGTAATGGGAGGATATACCTTGCAATTGAGGTTAAAACCACATCAAGGGACAGGATATATATTGATTCCCGGAAGATGAATGGTTTAAAGGAGTTTTCAGACACCTTCGGGGCCAGGCCCTACATAGGAATAAAGTTCAAGTACAGGGACTGGATATTCCTCTCACCCGAGGACCTTGAAGTCACACGGGCAGAGAACTACCGCCTTGACCTGGACATAGCACTTGAGAGGGGCAGGGATATACATGAGATACTGGGGAGGGAGAGGCAGACCCGCCTCGGATGA
- a CDS encoding MBL fold metallo-hydrolase codes for MIQRLGDITAIEGALFDSNVYIIADTAVDTGTGMDPRSLLGRMKEAGIEPSSIKHIVNTHCHFDHTGGNHLFDADIAVHRLDAEALRTGDDKRTVAYMFSASSEPMEVAVELDDGDFIGDFEVIHTPGHTPGSICLYDGKSLISGDTVFANGGFGRVDVGGDINDLSESIKKLRRLDVDNLLPGHGPWVDNGSWHIELAARFLGL; via the coding sequence ATGATCCAGAGATTAGGAGATATCACAGCGATAGAAGGAGCACTTTTTGATTCTAACGTCTACATAATCGCTGATACAGCAGTTGATACAGGTACAGGGATGGATCCACGGAGCCTTCTGGGGAGGATGAAGGAGGCGGGGATAGAACCCTCCAGCATAAAGCATATCGTGAACACCCACTGCCACTTTGATCATACCGGAGGCAACCACCTCTTCGATGCAGACATTGCAGTGCACCGCCTGGATGCAGAGGCCCTGCGGACGGGTGATGATAAAAGGACGGTGGCCTACATGTTCTCAGCGTCAAGTGAACCCATGGAGGTGGCGGTTGAACTGGATGACGGCGACTTTATCGGCGACTTTGAAGTCATACACACGCCAGGCCACACCCCTGGAAGCATCTGCCTCTACGATGGAAAATCGCTCATCTCAGGGGACACGGTGTTTGCCAACGGGGGCTTTGGACGTGTTGATGTTGGAGGAGACATCAACGACCTTTCAGAGTCCATTAAAAAACTCAGAAGACTCGATGTTGATAACCTCCTTCCCGGCCATGGGCCCTGGGTTGATAATGGTTCATGGCACATAGAACTCGCAGCGAGATTTCTGGGCCTTTAG
- a CDS encoding winged helix-turn-helix transcriptional regulator, giving the protein MDEDDYICSVEVAVNEIGGKWKSLVLCALKDGKLRFSEINRKIPKITQRMLTKTLRELEAHGLISRTVYPEVPPRVEYSLTEKGKSVIPILDELCEWGKRYGSYRNSDSD; this is encoded by the coding sequence ATGGATGAGGATGACTACATATGCTCAGTTGAGGTTGCGGTGAATGAGATAGGTGGAAAATGGAAATCCCTTGTCCTGTGCGCTCTCAAGGACGGTAAGCTGCGTTTCAGTGAAATAAACCGTAAAATACCCAAGATAACCCAGAGGATGCTCACCAAGACCCTGAGGGAGCTTGAAGCTCACGGCCTCATCAGCAGGACCGTTTACCCTGAGGTGCCTCCAAGGGTCGAGTACAGCCTCACAGAGAAGGGAAAATCGGTTATACCCATACTCGACGAGCTTTGTGAATGGGGCAAACGTTACGGGTCCTACAGGAATTCGGACTCAGATTAA
- a CDS encoding GNAT family N-acetyltransferase, whose translation MDIVKFEPSYHSPRRVSELIYLTDRELFDRFLRDPVDVIEKLLIAGDNPYGHEGVMVASEEQEVLGAMLHGTADATGSIHRVCRNLGFSDFIRFTIMELVDSTVTFPLEEDDLYIAALAVSPESRGRGIATALLETAVEMGVEGGFRRLALDVDPGNEAAINLYIKFGFRFRGKREMKLFRRGFHQMELLL comes from the coding sequence ATGGATATAGTAAAGTTTGAACCATCTTACCACAGCCCAAGGAGGGTAAGCGAACTCATATACCTGACAGACAGGGAACTATTTGACAGGTTCCTCAGGGACCCGGTTGATGTCATTGAAAAACTTCTCATTGCAGGCGATAACCCCTACGGACATGAAGGAGTGATGGTAGCATCTGAGGAACAGGAAGTCCTTGGCGCCATGCTTCATGGAACTGCAGATGCCACCGGCAGCATTCACAGGGTTTGCAGGAATCTGGGGTTCTCTGACTTCATAAGGTTCACCATAATGGAACTTGTGGACTCGACCGTCACATTCCCCCTTGAGGAGGATGACCTCTACATCGCTGCACTGGCAGTTTCTCCTGAATCAAGGGGCAGGGGTATTGCAACAGCCCTCCTGGAAACTGCGGTTGAAATGGGTGTTGAAGGTGGATTCAGAAGGCTTGCACTTGATGTAGACCCTGGAAATGAAGCTGCAATCAACCTCTACATAAAATTCGGCTTCAGATTCAGGGGTAAAAGGGAGATGAAACTATTCAGAAGGGGATTCCATCAGATGGAACTCCTTCTTTAA
- the hisE gene encoding phosphoribosyl-ATP diphosphatase — protein sequence MTDEGIIREVYRVLEDRRDNPVDSYTSGLMTDDEKRAEDKILEKIGEEAAEVIIASKNDENLVEEAADLIFHTLLLLVYKRVPLERLLDEFSSRRK from the coding sequence ATGACAGATGAGGGTATAATAAGGGAGGTTTACAGGGTCCTTGAGGACCGGAGGGACAATCCTGTAGACTCATATACTTCAGGGCTCATGACCGACGATGAAAAGAGGGCCGAGGATAAGATACTTGAGAAGATCGGTGAAGAGGCAGCTGAAGTTATAATAGCCTCAAAGAACGATGAGAACCTTGTTGAGGAGGCCGCTGACCTCATATTCCACACACTGCTTCTACTGGTTTACAAGAGGGTCCCCCTTGAAAGACTTCTTGATGAGTTCTCATCAAGGAGAAAATAA
- a CDS encoding TrkH family potassium uptake protein, producing the protein MRYFGKRDLFTVGKYLGTIMQGVGFVVALPMIVALIYGEGNFTGFLIPSFISLSLGTLLKRYSPEACNIRLKHGMMVACLAWLWAALIGSLIMILVLEIDFLNAFFENMSAWTGSGLTIFSDVESLPASILFLRSLEQWIGGLGVVIVVIGILIRPGTAASRLYKSEAREERIKPSIANTVKTIWWIYLTYTLLGIVLYGLTGMPLFDAVNNTLTNLSTGGMSIKNQNIGYYQNPAVYMITILLMLIGGTSFLVHYQAIKGRFMDVLHDIQLQTTFVFIGLFTILAVYVGGIAPLESIYHVVSALSCTGSSIDSAARIIAWPAYFKVILITCMIIGMAAGSTTGAVKIIRVITVLRGVYWDIIRIITPEGSVIPKKISGRSVSDTEIKEAGSYISLYLVLLIFTWSVLIIYGYDPLNSLFEAASAQGNVGLSMGITSFKLPPVPKMALITSMWLGRLEIIPVLVLIRSFLEIFKFQ; encoded by the coding sequence ATGAGGTACTTTGGGAAGAGGGATCTGTTCACTGTTGGCAAGTATCTTGGGACAATAATGCAGGGCGTGGGATTTGTTGTTGCGCTGCCGATGATAGTCGCCCTTATTTACGGTGAGGGTAACTTCACGGGTTTCCTTATACCCTCCTTTATATCGTTATCCCTCGGGACCCTCCTGAAAAGGTACTCACCTGAAGCATGCAACATAAGACTGAAGCATGGTATGATGGTTGCATGCCTGGCATGGTTATGGGCGGCCCTCATAGGGAGCCTTATAATGATCCTTGTACTGGAGATAGACTTCCTCAACGCATTCTTCGAGAACATGTCTGCCTGGACGGGTAGCGGCCTTACAATCTTCAGTGATGTGGAATCCCTCCCTGCATCAATACTGTTTCTGAGAAGTCTGGAGCAGTGGATAGGTGGTCTTGGTGTTGTAATCGTGGTTATAGGTATACTGATAAGGCCCGGGACCGCTGCTTCACGTTTATACAAATCAGAAGCCCGTGAAGAGAGGATAAAGCCCAGCATAGCAAACACCGTTAAAACTATATGGTGGATATACCTCACATACACCCTCCTTGGCATAGTACTCTACGGCCTGACGGGCATGCCCCTCTTTGACGCCGTGAACAACACCCTCACCAATCTATCCACCGGCGGGATGTCCATTAAGAACCAGAACATCGGATACTATCAGAACCCTGCTGTGTACATGATAACAATCCTTCTCATGCTAATCGGTGGTACAAGCTTCCTGGTCCACTACCAGGCCATTAAGGGGCGTTTCATGGATGTCCTGCATGATATACAGTTACAGACCACCTTCGTGTTCATAGGCCTCTTCACCATCCTCGCGGTGTACGTTGGGGGCATCGCACCCCTGGAGTCAATTTATCACGTTGTATCCGCCCTGAGCTGCACGGGTTCAAGTATAGATTCAGCTGCACGGATTATTGCCTGGCCTGCCTATTTCAAGGTAATCCTTATAACCTGTATGATCATAGGGATGGCTGCCGGTTCAACCACCGGGGCAGTGAAGATCATAAGGGTTATCACGGTACTCAGGGGGGTCTACTGGGACATAATACGTATAATCACCCCTGAGGGCTCGGTTATACCGAAAAAGATATCGGGTAGGAGTGTGAGTGACACTGAGATAAAGGAGGCTGGTTCATATATAAGCCTCTATCTTGTTCTTTTAATCTTCACATGGTCAGTCCTCATCATCTATGGTTATGATCCCCTTAACTCCCTCTTTGAGGCCGCATCCGCACAGGGAAACGTCGGCCTCAGTATGGGTATAACAAGCTTCAAACTCCCCCCTGTACCTAAAATGGCACTTATAACCAGCATGTGGCTTGGAAGACTTGAAATAATCCCTGTTCTTGTCCTTATACGCAGCTTCCTTGAGATCTTCAAATTCCAGTGA
- a CDS encoding radical SAM protein encodes MDVIESLKNRDVLKMIERAGKITLKNHGDTITLERAVFLSWWCERGDCAFCYMSTQKPRIKEPSKARRNINAILAEAEICRRIGWNIEFLSGGYGSFSGEEIKKIAERIKDITGAPVWLNTGITSELDIYGPEVAGITGALEVANPDLQRKLCPSKPRKDIIDMLETAGDLGFKKGITLILGLGETPEDLEYLFEFIRDLRIDRVTFYSLNPHEGTVFDDQPQPASLYYAGTVAATRIEFPHLEIITGTWIDNLANIGPLILSGANGITKFPLFRMFGTRYGKRVEEEVRWAGRKLRGTFTDTERLMTGRSYPELDPFIERYVKGCLKNIKVV; translated from the coding sequence ATGGATGTCATAGAATCACTGAAAAACAGGGACGTACTGAAAATGATTGAAAGGGCCGGCAAGATCACCCTTAAAAATCACGGTGACACCATAACCCTCGAGAGGGCTGTTTTTCTTTCCTGGTGGTGTGAAAGGGGTGACTGTGCCTTCTGTTACATGAGCACCCAGAAACCAAGGATAAAGGAACCTTCAAAGGCCAGGAGGAACATAAACGCCATACTTGCAGAGGCTGAAATATGCCGGCGGATAGGCTGGAACATAGAGTTCCTATCAGGTGGTTACGGCTCATTTTCAGGAGAGGAAATAAAGAAGATAGCAGAGAGGATAAAGGATATAACAGGGGCCCCTGTATGGCTCAACACAGGTATAACCTCAGAACTGGATATTTACGGCCCTGAAGTCGCCGGCATAACAGGAGCCCTTGAGGTTGCAAACCCTGATCTTCAGAGGAAGCTCTGCCCCAGCAAACCCCGAAAGGATATCATAGATATGCTTGAAACCGCAGGGGACCTCGGATTCAAAAAGGGGATAACATTAATCCTTGGCCTCGGGGAAACCCCTGAAGACCTTGAATACCTCTTTGAATTCATAAGGGACCTCAGGATAGACAGGGTGACCTTTTACTCACTTAACCCCCATGAGGGGACCGTATTTGATGACCAGCCCCAGCCAGCATCCCTTTACTATGCAGGCACGGTGGCTGCGACGCGGATAGAATTCCCTCACCTTGAAATCATAACAGGCACCTGGATAGACAACCTTGCAAATATCGGACCCCTGATCCTTAGCGGAGCAAACGGGATAACCAAGTTCCCCCTTTTCCGCATGTTCGGAACCCGCTACGGTAAAAGGGTTGAGGAGGAGGTCCGCTGGGCAGGTAGGAAGCTCAGGGGCACCTTCACCGACACAGAAAGGCTCATGACTGGAAGGTCCTACCCTGAACTCGACCCCTTCATAGAAAGATATGTTAAGGGGTGTCTGAAAAATATTAAAGTAGTTTAA